AATGCGAAAGTACTTCCCTCCGGTCAAAAGCGCCACCCGCCCAAGCGTTTCTTCGTCGAGACGGCTGAGAACCGGCTGACCCTCGGGGTCGCGAACGTAGTCGGTGACGTTGCCGCGCTCGTCGCGGACGGGAATGGGCTCACCACCGGGTGTCCCGACCCCGACCGTGTGGATGGTGATGTCGTCGTCTCTCGCTTTCTCGGCGAGGGCCACCGCGTCCCCGCTCTGCTGCTCGCCGTCCGTGAGCAGCACGACGACTTTATAGCGCGAGCCCTCGGCAACGAATCCGCGCATGGCCGCCTCGAGGGCGGCGACGATGTTCGTGCCCGGCTCCGGTACGATCCCGGTGGTGACCGTGTCGAGAAAGATTCGGGCGGCACCGTAGTCGAAGGTGAGCGGGCATTGGACGAACGCGGTGCCAGAAAAAACGATGAGCCCGATGCGGTTGCCCTGCAGACGCTCCATCAGCTCCGAGGCGATATAGCGCGCCCGTTCCATCCGCGAGGGGGCGACATCGGGCGCATCCATGCTGAACGACGTGTCGAGGACGAGAAATATGTCGACCCCGTGGGCTACGACTTCTTCCGTGCCGCGGCCCCATTGCGGCCGGGCCATGGCGATCACGAGAAAGAAGAGGCCCGACAGCAACAGCGTGGGCTTCCATCGGTCCCGGGCCGGGCTCACCCGCAGCGAAAGCTTCTCGACGAGCGTTTCGTCGCCGAGCACCGCCTTGAATCGGTTGCGGCGCTTCGACGTCCAGATGAAGAACGCGAGAAGCACGGGAATGAGAAAGAGGAGATAGAAGGCCTGGGGCGATGCGAACTGCATCAGGGGAACCTCGAGAATCGGGTGCGGGCCAAGAGCGCCTCGAGCAGGAGAAATCCCAGCGCGGCCACCATGAATCGAGGGGCGAGCTCGGTGTAGCGAACGTATTGGACCTGCTCGATCTCGGTCCGCTCCAAAGTGTCGATCTCTTCATATACCGAGCGAAGCGATTCGGCATCCCGTGCGCGGAAGAATCGCCCCTCGGTCAAATCTGCGATCTGCTCCAGGGTCTGCTCGTCGATGGGGATCTCGACGTTGCGATAAACGGTGCCGTACAGCGGGTCG
This sequence is a window from Vicinamibacteria bacterium. Protein-coding genes within it:
- a CDS encoding VWA domain-containing protein, whose protein sequence is MQFASPQAFYLLFLIPVLLAFFIWTSKRRNRFKAVLGDETLVEKLSLRVSPARDRWKPTLLLSGLFFLVIAMARPQWGRGTEEVVAHGVDIFLVLDTSFSMDAPDVAPSRMERARYIASELMERLQGNRIGLIVFSGTAFVQCPLTFDYGAARIFLDTVTTGIVPEPGTNIVAALEAAMRGFVAEGSRYKVVVLLTDGEQQSGDAVALAEKARDDDITIHTVGVGTPGGEPIPVRDERGNVTDYVRDPEGQPVLSRLDEETLGRVALLTGGKYFRISERDREIEEISTLVTGMEGEELESQLFRRFQERFYWPLALALVFLITETLVPREKRVSRTS